Proteins encoded together in one Paracoccus sp. SMMA_5_TC window:
- the groL gene encoding chaperonin GroEL (60 kDa chaperone family; promotes refolding of misfolded polypeptides especially under stressful conditions; forms two stacked rings of heptamers to form a barrel-shaped 14mer; ends can be capped by GroES; misfolded proteins enter the barrel where they are refolded when GroES binds), with translation MAAKEVKFNSDARDRMLKGVNILADAVKVTLGPKGRNVVIDKSYGAPRITKDGVSVAKEIELSDKFENMGAQMVREVASRTNDEAGDGTTTATVLAQAIVREGMKAVAAGMNPMDLKRGIDLATAKVVDAIKTAARPVNDSSEVAQVGTISANGESFIGQQIAEAMQRVGNEGVITVEENKGMETEVEVVEGMQFDRGYLSPYFVTNADKMVAELEDAYILLHEKKLSSLQPMVPLLEAVIQSQKPLLIVAEDVEGEALATLVVNKLRGGLKIAAVKAPGFGDRRKAMLQDIAILTGGQVISEDLGMKLENVGIDMLGRAKKITINKDNTTIVDGAGEKAEIEARVAQIRQQIEETTSDYDREKLQERVAKLAGGVAVIRVGGMTEVEVKERKDRVDDALNATRAAVQEGIVVGGGVALVQAGKVLEGLTGANSDQDAGIAIVRRALEAPMRQIAENAGVDGAVVAGKVRESTDKAFGFNAQTEEYGDMFKFGVIDPAKVVRTALEDAASVAGLLITTEAMIADKPEPKAPAAGMPDMGGMGGMM, from the coding sequence ATGGCTGCGAAAGAAGTCAAGTTCAACAGCGACGCCCGCGACCGCATGCTCAAGGGCGTGAACATTCTGGCCGATGCCGTCAAGGTGACGCTGGGCCCGAAAGGCCGCAATGTCGTGATCGACAAGTCCTATGGCGCGCCGCGCATCACAAAGGACGGCGTGTCGGTGGCCAAGGAAATCGAACTGTCGGACAAGTTCGAGAACATGGGCGCCCAGATGGTCCGCGAAGTTGCTTCGCGCACCAATGACGAGGCCGGCGACGGCACCACCACCGCCACCGTTCTGGCTCAGGCCATCGTGCGCGAAGGCATGAAGGCCGTTGCTGCGGGCATGAACCCGATGGATCTCAAGCGCGGCATCGATCTGGCCACCGCCAAGGTTGTCGACGCCATCAAGACCGCTGCGCGTCCCGTCAACGACAGCTCGGAAGTCGCTCAGGTCGGCACCATCTCGGCCAACGGCGAAAGCTTCATCGGTCAGCAGATCGCCGAAGCCATGCAGCGCGTGGGCAATGAAGGCGTCATCACGGTCGAAGAAAACAAGGGCATGGAGACCGAGGTCGAAGTGGTCGAAGGCATGCAGTTCGACCGTGGCTACCTGTCGCCCTATTTCGTGACCAATGCCGACAAGATGGTCGCCGAGCTGGAGGATGCCTATATCCTGCTGCACGAAAAGAAACTGTCCTCGCTGCAGCCGATGGTGCCCCTGCTGGAGGCTGTGATCCAGTCGCAGAAACCGCTGCTGATCGTTGCCGAGGATGTCGAGGGCGAGGCGCTGGCCACGCTGGTCGTCAACAAGCTGCGCGGTGGTCTGAAGATCGCGGCCGTCAAGGCCCCCGGCTTTGGCGATCGCCGCAAGGCCATGCTGCAGGATATCGCCATCCTGACCGGCGGTCAGGTCATCAGCGAAGACCTGGGCATGAAGCTGGAGAACGTCGGCATCGACATGCTGGGCCGCGCCAAAAAGATCACCATCAACAAGGACAACACCACCATCGTTGATGGCGCCGGCGAAAAGGCCGAAATCGAGGCGCGCGTTGCCCAGATCCGCCAGCAGATCGAGGAAACCACCTCGGACTACGACCGCGAAAAGCTGCAAGAGCGTGTGGCGAAGCTCGCTGGCGGCGTTGCCGTCATCCGCGTCGGCGGCATGACCGAAGTCGAGGTCAAGGAGCGTAAGGACCGCGTCGATGACGCGCTGAACGCGACCCGCGCTGCGGTGCAGGAAGGCATCGTGGTGGGCGGCGGCGTCGCTCTGGTGCAGGCCGGCAAGGTGCTGGAAGGCCTGACCGGCGCGAACTCGGATCAGGACGCCGGCATCGCCATCGTCCGCCGCGCCCTGGAAGCCCCGATGCGCCAGATCGCCGAGAACGCTGGTGTGGACGGTGCAGTCGTGGCCGGCAAGGTTCGGGAATCGACCGACAAGGCTTTCGGCTTCAACGCCCAGACCGAAGAATATGGCGACATGTTCAAGTTCGGCGTCATCGACCCGGCCAAGGTCGTGCGCACGGCGCTGGAAGATGCTGCCTCGGTCGCAGGCCTGCTGATCACCACCGAAGCCATGATCGCCGACAAGCCCGAGCCGAAGGCTCCGGCTGCTGGCATGCCCGACATGGGCGGCATGGGCGGCATGATGTAA
- a CDS encoding ABC-F family ATP-binding cassette domain-containing protein: MARAPLLQLSGISLTFGGNPVFDGLDLTVQPGDRLALVGRNGSGKSTLMKVMAGLVEPDSGQVITPAGVKVGYMEQDPDLSAFRTLGEFAGAGLPETEAYRVEMAAEGLKFDPDRPVATASGGERRRAALARLLAEAPELMLLDEPTNHLDIQAIGWLEEQLSATRAGFVLISHDRAFLRALTRATLWIDRGEVRRQDRGFEHFEDWRETVWAAEDEARHKLDRKIKAEARWAVEGISARRKRNQGRLRALAALRQERASQIRRQGTAAMELDAGPQSGKRVIDAKGISKRFGDRVILRPFDLRVLRGDRVAFVGPNGAGKTTLIKMLTGEIAPDSGEIRHGTNLEIAVFDQARSAIDDTVTLWDALAGDPAMRVSGRSDQVMVRGNPRHVVAYLKDFLFDEAQARAPVGSLSGGEKARLLLARIMARPSNLLVLDEPTNDLDVETLDLLQDILGDYDGTVLLVSHDRDFIDRVATQTVAMEGDGRAVIYPGGWSDYIAQRPQSNAEPAAAAEPVRATAPRPEPVTPAPERSGLSFTEKKRLEALPGIIERLEAEMARLTEFLAQPDLFQTAPVKFQKASEGLAERQAALAAAEEEWLQLAERDQQG; encoded by the coding sequence ATGGCACGCGCACCCCTTCTTCAGCTTTCCGGCATCTCGCTGACCTTTGGCGGCAATCCGGTTTTCGACGGACTTGACCTGACCGTGCAACCCGGCGACCGGCTGGCGCTGGTTGGTCGCAACGGTTCTGGCAAATCGACGCTGATGAAGGTGATGGCCGGGCTGGTCGAACCCGACAGCGGCCAGGTCATTACCCCGGCCGGGGTCAAGGTCGGCTATATGGAACAGGATCCCGACCTGTCGGCCTTTCGCACGCTGGGCGAATTTGCCGGCGCCGGCCTGCCCGAAACCGAAGCCTATCGGGTCGAGATGGCGGCCGAGGGGCTGAAGTTCGATCCCGATCGGCCGGTCGCCACCGCCTCGGGCGGCGAAAGGCGACGGGCGGCGCTGGCGCGGCTGCTGGCCGAAGCGCCCGAACTGATGTTGCTGGACGAGCCGACGAACCATCTGGATATCCAGGCCATCGGCTGGCTGGAAGAGCAGCTGTCGGCAACCCGGGCGGGATTCGTGCTGATTTCGCACGACCGCGCTTTTCTGCGGGCGCTGACCCGCGCGACATTGTGGATCGACCGCGGCGAGGTGCGCCGCCAGGATCGCGGCTTTGAACATTTCGAGGACTGGCGTGAAACCGTCTGGGCGGCCGAGGACGAGGCCCGTCACAAGCTGGACCGCAAGATCAAGGCCGAGGCGCGTTGGGCCGTCGAAGGGATCAGCGCCCGGCGCAAGCGCAATCAGGGCCGTCTGCGCGCGCTGGCCGCGCTGCGTCAGGAACGCGCCAGTCAGATTCGCCGTCAGGGCACTGCCGCGATGGAACTGGACGCGGGGCCGCAATCGGGCAAGCGCGTGATCGACGCCAAGGGCATCTCGAAACGCTTTGGCGACCGCGTCATCCTGCGGCCTTTTGACCTGCGGGTGCTGCGCGGCGACCGGGTGGCCTTCGTCGGGCCGAACGGCGCCGGCAAGACCACGCTCATCAAGATGTTGACCGGCGAGATCGCGCCCGACAGCGGCGAAATCCGCCATGGCACCAATCTCGAGATTGCGGTGTTCGATCAGGCGCGTTCGGCCATCGACGATACCGTGACGCTGTGGGACGCGCTGGCGGGCGATCCGGCGATGCGGGTTTCGGGGCGGTCGGATCAGGTCATGGTTCGCGGCAATCCGCGCCATGTCGTTGCCTATCTCAAGGATTTCCTGTTCGACGAGGCGCAGGCCCGGGCGCCGGTGGGCAGCCTGTCGGGTGGCGAAAAGGCGCGGCTGCTGCTGGCGCGGATCATGGCGCGACCGTCCAACCTGCTGGTGCTGGACGAACCGACCAACGACCTGGACGTGGAAACCCTGGACCTGCTGCAGGACATCCTGGGCGATTACGACGGCACCGTGCTGCTGGTCAGCCACGACCGCGATTTCATAGACCGCGTGGCGACGCAGACGGTGGCGATGGAGGGCGACGGCCGGGCGGTGATCTATCCCGGCGGCTGGTCGGATTATATCGCCCAGCGCCCGCAATCCAACGCCGAACCCGCTGCCGCAGCCGAACCCGTGCGCGCGACCGCGCCCAGGCCCGAACCGGTCACCCCAGCGCCCGAGCGCAGCGGGCTCAGCTTTACCGAAAAGAAGCGGCTTGAGGCGCTGCCGGGCATCATCGAACGGCTCGAGGCGGAAATGGCCAGGCTGACCGAGTTTCTGGCGCAACCCGACCTGTTCCAGACCGCCCCGGTCAAGTTCCAGAAGGCCAGTGAAGGTCTCGCCGAGCGCCAGGCCGCCCTTGCCGCCGCCGAAGAGGAATGGTTGCAGCTGGCCGAACGCGATCAGCAGGGCTGA
- a CDS encoding ABC transporter permease: protein MGGVALSLLLTLLGLLLVTFVIGRVMPIDPVLKVVGERATQAQYDAARLAMGLDKPLWQQFLLYLGDVLRGDFGRSISTGHPVAQDLRRVFPATLELATLGTLIGVGVGVPLGVVAAARRGGWVDQIARVVALIGYSMPIFWLGLMGLLLFYGTLGWVGGPGRQGIIYDGMVPTVTGMILVDSVIAGDWSAFRDAFSHIILPASLLGYFSLAYISRMTRSFMLDQLSAEYVTTARVKGLSETRVIWGHAFRNVLVPLITVIALSFGSLLEGSVLTEIVFSWPGIGQYITKALLAGDMNAVLGGTVVVGSCFVALNLLSDILYRVLDPRAK from the coding sequence CTGGGCGGGGTCGCGCTGTCGCTGCTGCTGACGCTGCTGGGGCTGCTGCTTGTCACTTTCGTCATCGGTCGGGTCATGCCGATCGATCCGGTGCTGAAGGTGGTGGGCGAACGCGCCACCCAGGCGCAATACGATGCCGCCCGCCTGGCGATGGGGTTGGACAAGCCGCTGTGGCAGCAGTTCCTGCTGTATCTGGGCGATGTGCTGCGCGGCGATTTCGGACGCTCGATCTCGACCGGGCATCCGGTGGCGCAAGACCTGCGGCGGGTGTTCCCCGCCACGCTGGAACTGGCGACGCTGGGCACGCTGATCGGCGTGGGCGTCGGGGTGCCGCTGGGGGTGGTGGCGGCGGCTCGACGCGGCGGCTGGGTCGACCAGATCGCGCGCGTCGTCGCGCTGATCGGCTATTCCATGCCGATCTTCTGGCTGGGGCTGATGGGGCTTTTGCTGTTTTACGGAACGCTGGGCTGGGTCGGCGGCCCGGGGCGACAGGGCATCATCTATGACGGCATGGTGCCCACGGTGACCGGGATGATCCTGGTCGACAGCGTGATCGCCGGCGACTGGTCGGCTTTCCGCGATGCCTTCAGCCACATCATCCTGCCCGCCAGCCTGCTGGGCTATTTCAGCCTGGCCTATATCAGCCGCATGACCCGCAGCTTCATGCTGGACCAACTGTCGGCCGAATATGTCACCACCGCCCGCGTCAAGGGGCTAAGCGAAACCCGCGTCATCTGGGGCCATGCGTTTCGCAACGTGCTGGTGCCGCTGATCACGGTGATCGCGCTGAGCTTCGGGTCGCTGCTGGAGGGTTCGGTGCTGACCGAGATCGTGTTCAGCTGGCCCGGCATCGGCCAGTATATCACCAAGGCGCTGCTGGCCGGGGACATGAACGCGGTCCTGGGCGGCACGGTGGTGGTGGGCAGCTGCTTCGTGGCGCTGAACCTGTTGTCCGACATCCTGTATCGCGTTCTGGATCCGAGGGCGAAATGA
- the groES gene encoding co-chaperone GroES, whose protein sequence is MAFKPLHDRVVVRRVQSDEKTKGGLIIPDSAKEKPAEGEVVAVGEGARKDSGELIAPAVKAGDRVLFGKWSGTEVTVDGEELLIMKESDILGIIA, encoded by the coding sequence ATGGCTTTCAAACCGCTGCATGACCGCGTTGTGGTCCGTCGCGTCCAGTCGGACGAGAAAACCAAGGGCGGGCTGATCATCCCCGACAGCGCCAAGGAAAAACCGGCCGAAGGCGAAGTCGTCGCCGTTGGCGAAGGTGCGCGCAAGGATTCGGGCGAACTGATCGCGCCGGCGGTCAAGGCTGGCGATCGGGTGCTGTTCGGCAAATGGTCGGGCACCGAGGTCACCGTGGACGGCGAAGAGCTGCTGATCATGAAGGAAAGCGACATCCTGGGCATCATCGCCTGA
- a CDS encoding DUF2218 domain-containing protein has protein sequence MTMDRSTCRVATPHASRYLQQLCKHWAHKFQVSFDPQQGRIELPDGRLLEMTASAAELHLCATAPAADMAQFQDIIAKHIAGFGFREQLVFDWQAD, from the coding sequence ATGACCATGGACCGATCCACCTGCCGCGTCGCCACCCCCCATGCCAGCCGCTACCTGCAACAGCTCTGCAAGCACTGGGCCCACAAGTTCCAGGTCAGCTTCGATCCCCAGCAGGGCCGGATCGAGCTGCCGGACGGGCGGTTGCTGGAAATGACAGCCTCGGCGGCGGAACTGCATCTTTGCGCCACCGCCCCAGCCGCAGACATGGCGCAGTTTCAGGACATCATCGCCAAGCATATCGCCGGCTTCGGCTTTCGCGAGCAGCTGGTGTTCGACTGGCAGGCAGACTGA
- a CDS encoding ABC transporter substrate-binding protein, whose protein sequence is MQHRFPLRALLMATAVAIAAPAALAETPADTLVVAAQIDDIISLDPGQSFEFSGQDVVKNLYDRLVDFDPLDLDAGIKPSLAESWEVSEDGKTITLTMREGVKFHSGNPVRAEDAAWSLQRAVKLNKSPAFILNQFGFTPENVDQQVTFEGNRLILKLDQPYAQSFVLNCLASEIGSVIDKETVMAHVEGDDLGNAWLSTNDAGSGPFTLAAWKPNEAVQLAAYADYWQGAPAMQRVIVRNVQESSAQRLLLEQGDIDVARNLTPTDVEGIAGNDKLKVVDEMRGRILYMGLSQKDPLLSRPEVVQAMKHLVDYAGIEGSFLKGQWKTHQNFLPAGYLGASDENPWSHDIEKARKILTDAGITSGTVKTVVRDIPEYVNVAQTLQAAMSQVGLTLEIQQMTGAQVLDAYRARQVPIFIGEWGPDYADPNTNASTFAYNPNNADDAKLSQLAWRNSWAVPDEMNKATIAATLEGDTDKRVQMYLDIQSQYREIAPIIPMFQKIEQSAMQKNVQHWTTGGSVSSIMYRQVTKE, encoded by the coding sequence ATGCAGCACCGTTTCCCGCTTCGCGCGCTTCTGATGGCGACGGCCGTCGCGATTGCCGCGCCGGCCGCCCTTGCCGAAACCCCGGCCGATACGCTGGTCGTCGCCGCGCAGATCGACGACATCATCAGCCTGGATCCGGGGCAGAGCTTCGAGTTTTCGGGCCAGGACGTGGTCAAGAACCTGTATGACCGGCTGGTCGATTTCGACCCGCTGGATCTGGACGCCGGCATCAAGCCCAGCCTGGCCGAAAGCTGGGAGGTCAGCGAGGACGGCAAGACCATCACCCTTACCATGCGCGAAGGCGTCAAGTTCCATTCCGGCAACCCTGTCCGGGCCGAGGATGCCGCCTGGTCGCTGCAACGCGCCGTCAAGCTGAACAAGTCGCCCGCTTTCATCCTGAACCAGTTCGGCTTTACCCCGGAAAATGTCGACCAGCAGGTGACGTTCGAGGGCAACCGCCTGATCCTGAAGCTGGATCAGCCCTATGCCCAAAGCTTCGTGCTGAATTGCCTGGCGTCGGAAATCGGGTCGGTGATCGACAAGGAAACGGTGATGGCCCATGTCGAGGGCGATGATCTGGGCAATGCCTGGCTGTCGACCAATGACGCGGGGTCCGGCCCCTTCACCCTGGCCGCGTGGAAACCGAACGAGGCGGTGCAACTGGCCGCCTATGCCGATTACTGGCAAGGCGCGCCCGCAATGCAGCGGGTGATCGTGCGCAACGTTCAGGAAAGCAGCGCCCAGCGGCTGTTGCTGGAACAGGGCGACATCGATGTTGCCCGCAACCTGACCCCCACCGATGTCGAGGGCATCGCCGGCAATGACAAGCTGAAGGTGGTGGACGAAATGCGCGGCCGCATCCTGTATATGGGCCTGAGCCAGAAGGATCCGCTGCTGTCGCGCCCCGAGGTGGTCCAGGCGATGAAGCATCTGGTCGATTACGCCGGTATCGAGGGCAGCTTCCTGAAGGGGCAGTGGAAAACCCATCAGAACTTCCTGCCCGCGGGCTATCTGGGCGCCTCGGACGAAAACCCCTGGAGCCATGACATCGAAAAGGCGCGCAAGATCCTGACCGACGCCGGCATCACCTCGGGGACGGTCAAGACGGTGGTGCGCGACATCCCCGAATATGTGAACGTCGCCCAGACCTTGCAGGCGGCGATGTCGCAGGTCGGGCTGACGCTGGAAATCCAGCAGATGACCGGGGCGCAGGTGCTGGACGCCTATCGCGCCCGGCAGGTGCCGATCTTTATCGGCGAATGGGGGCCGGATTATGCCGACCCGAACACCAATGCCTCGACCTTTGCCTATAACCCGAACAATGCCGATGACGCCAAGCTGTCGCAGCTGGCCTGGCGCAACAGCTGGGCCGTCCCGGACGAGATGAACAAGGCCACCATCGCTGCCACGCTCGAGGGTGACACCGACAAGCGCGTGCAGATGTATCTGGACATTCAAAGCCAGTATCGCGAGATCGCGCCGATCATCCCGATGTTCCAGAAGATCGAGCAATCGGCGATGCAGAAGAACGTCCAGCACTGGACCACCGGCGGCTCGGTCAGTTCGATCATGTATCGTCAGGTGACCAAGGAATAG
- the nikC gene encoding nickel transporter permease, with product MTQTTTREWLLSDAPQTRRQARLGALYQGWLTFRANRLAMLGLAILVLLVLVAAFAPWIAPQDPLAQNLAQRLQPPSAAHWLGTDALGRDILSRLIYGSRVTLFIVGTVALVAPVIGLLIGTVAGFAGGWVDQVLMRVTDIFLAFPKLILALAFVAALGPGIGNAVLALAITSWPAYARLARAETLTIRKADYIAAARLQGAGRLRLLVGHVWPLCISSMIVRVALDMAGIILSAAGLGFLGLGAQPPMPEWGAMISDGRTYILDFWWVAAMPGMAIFVVSLAFNLLGDGLRDVLDPKGDRT from the coding sequence ATGACCCAGACCACCACCCGCGAATGGCTGCTCAGCGATGCGCCGCAGACCCGTCGACAGGCGCGGCTGGGGGCGCTGTATCAGGGTTGGTTGACCTTTCGCGCCAATCGGCTGGCGATGCTGGGGCTGGCGATCCTGGTGCTGCTGGTGCTGGTGGCGGCGTTCGCGCCCTGGATTGCGCCGCAAGATCCCCTGGCGCAGAATCTGGCGCAGCGGCTGCAACCGCCTTCGGCCGCGCATTGGCTGGGCACCGATGCCCTGGGCCGGGACATCCTGTCGCGGCTGATCTACGGCTCGCGCGTCACGCTGTTCATCGTGGGCACGGTGGCGTTGGTGGCACCGGTGATCGGGCTGTTGATCGGCACGGTGGCGGGCTTTGCCGGCGGCTGGGTCGATCAGGTGCTGATGCGCGTCACCGACATCTTCCTGGCCTTTCCCAAGCTGATCCTGGCTCTGGCATTCGTGGCGGCGCTGGGGCCGGGAATCGGCAATGCGGTGCTGGCGCTGGCGATCACCTCATGGCCGGCCTATGCCCGGCTGGCGCGGGCCGAGACGCTGACCATCCGCAAGGCCGACTATATCGCCGCCGCCCGCCTGCAGGGGGCGGGTCGGTTGCGGTTGCTGGTGGGCCATGTCTGGCCGCTGTGCATAAGCTCGATGATCGTGCGGGTGGCGCTGGATATGGCGGGGATCATCCTGTCGGCGGCCGGCCTGGGTTTTCTGGGGCTGGGCGCGCAGCCGCCAATGCCCGAATGGGGGGCGATGATTTCCGACGGCCGCACCTACATTCTGGATTTCTGGTGGGTGGCGGCGATGCCGGGCATGGCGATCTTTGTCGTCAGCCTGGCCTTCAACCTGCTGGGGGACGGGCTGCGCGACGTTCTTGACCCCAAGGGGGACCGGACATGA
- a CDS encoding glutathionylspermidine synthase family protein yields MEKRILPERPGWRDEAARLGFSFADMDGQPYWDETSAYCFTLSEIEDRIEAPSTELHQMCRAAAERILGEEQLLRRLHVPAEHWDLLAESWRQGEPELYGRLDLAYDGQGPALLLEYNADTPTALYESASYQWLWFEQQQAAGVLGADCDQFNSIHESLVARWAEICAPGEDVHFAADSSNPEDYATVETLAWAAREAGLGAHFTDLAQIGLTSDGQFADGQSRVIGTLFKLYPWEDMLRDSYAEHLVGSGTRYIEPPWKAVVSNKGLLPVLWQMFPGHPNLLPAFFAEDVEQALTGGQPAAHVAAAFDAARDRLARGHVTKPIYSREGAGVTLHRPGQPPLCHADDSYSHHPMIVQALAPLPDFGGFHPVLGSWIVGQHCCGLGLREDTSPITHNLSRFKPHFIEG; encoded by the coding sequence ATGGAAAAACGCATCCTGCCCGAACGGCCGGGCTGGCGAGACGAGGCCGCACGGCTGGGGTTCAGTTTTGCCGACATGGACGGCCAGCCCTACTGGGATGAAACCAGCGCCTATTGCTTTACCCTTTCCGAAATCGAAGATCGGATCGAGGCGCCTTCTACCGAGCTGCATCAGATGTGCCGGGCGGCGGCCGAGCGGATCCTGGGCGAAGAACAGCTTTTGAGGCGCCTGCATGTCCCGGCCGAACACTGGGATCTGCTGGCCGAAAGCTGGCGACAGGGCGAACCCGAACTGTATGGCCGGCTGGATCTGGCCTATGACGGCCAGGGCCCGGCGCTGCTGCTGGAATACAATGCCGACACACCGACGGCGCTCTACGAATCGGCGTCCTATCAGTGGCTGTGGTTCGAACAGCAGCAGGCGGCCGGCGTGCTGGGCGCGGATTGCGACCAGTTCAACAGCATCCACGAATCGCTGGTGGCGCGCTGGGCCGAGATCTGCGCCCCCGGAGAGGACGTGCATTTCGCCGCCGACAGCAGCAACCCCGAGGATTACGCCACCGTCGAGACCCTTGCCTGGGCCGCACGCGAGGCAGGCCTGGGCGCGCATTTCACCGATCTTGCGCAGATCGGTCTGACCAGTGATGGACAGTTTGCCGACGGCCAGTCCCGCGTCATCGGCACGCTGTTCAAGCTTTATCCATGGGAGGACATGCTGCGCGACAGCTACGCCGAACATCTGGTCGGCTCGGGCACGCGCTATATCGAACCGCCGTGGAAGGCGGTGGTGTCGAACAAGGGGTTGCTGCCGGTGCTGTGGCAGATGTTTCCCGGCCACCCGAACCTGTTGCCGGCGTTCTTTGCCGAGGACGTCGAGCAGGCGCTGACCGGCGGCCAGCCCGCCGCCCATGTCGCCGCGGCCTTCGACGCCGCCCGCGACCGGCTGGCGCGCGGACATGTGACGAAGCCGATCTATTCCCGCGAGGGCGCGGGGGTCACCCTGCACCGGCCGGGCCAGCCGCCGCTGTGCCATGCCGATGACAGCTATTCGCATCACCCGATGATCGTGCAAGCCCTGGCGCCACTGCCGGATTTCGGCGGCTTTCACCCGGTGCTGGGCAGCTGGATCGTTGGCCAGCATTGCTGCGGGCTTGGCCTGCGCGAGGACACATCGCCCATCACCCACAACCTGTCGCGCTTCAAGCCGCATTTCATCGAGGGCTGA
- a CDS encoding DUF1190 domain-containing protein, giving the protein MTTTRHRKRSRHVALVLAGTATLALAACEDERVDARSFPDLESCIAASKDNSLWFTEQDCRQNFAAAQQEHLETAPRYESKELCEQQHGVGNCGSDPAAQQGGGGFSFMPLLVGYMMGSMLSRGGGIFSQPMVRTADGRFATPKGDQSFATNNGAGKVASSTFNRAPATIGKPPMTAAQVQSRGGFGASATSRNPGRSLGG; this is encoded by the coding sequence ATGACCACGACCCGCCACCGCAAACGCTCGCGCCATGTCGCCCTTGTGCTGGCCGGAACCGCGACCCTGGCCCTTGCCGCCTGCGAGGACGAGCGCGTCGATGCGCGCTCTTTCCCGGATCTTGAAAGCTGTATCGCCGCCAGCAAGGACAACAGCCTGTGGTTCACCGAACAGGATTGCCGCCAGAACTTTGCCGCCGCGCAACAGGAACATCTGGAAACAGCGCCGCGCTATGAATCGAAGGAGCTGTGCGAACAGCAGCACGGGGTCGGAAATTGCGGCAGCGACCCGGCCGCGCAACAGGGCGGTGGCGGGTTTTCCTTCATGCCGCTGTTGGTGGGTTACATGATGGGATCGATGCTGTCGCGCGGCGGCGGCATCTTTTCGCAACCGATGGTGCGCACGGCCGACGGCCGCTTCGCCACCCCGAAGGGCGACCAGTCCTTTGCCACCAACAACGGCGCGGGCAAGGTTGCCAGCTCCACCTTCAATCGCGCGCCCGCCACGATCGGCAAGCCGCCGATGACTGCGGCGCAGGTGCAAAGCCGCGGCGGCTTCGGCGCAAGTGCGACCAGCCGAAATCCCGGCCGCTCGCTTGGCGGCTGA